One stretch of Croceibacterium atlanticum DNA includes these proteins:
- a CDS encoding class III extradiol dioxygenase family protein, which translates to MSTISGGIFTSHVPGIGNAIAKGLQQDPYWKPFFDGFQPVHRWLDRVKPDVAVVFYNDHGLNFFLDAMPTFAIGAAPEYRHEDEGWGIAFPKPYPGIPELSWQIIEEVVESEFDPVMCQKMLVDHAVAVPFELAWPDAEAFPVKLVPIAINTVQHPLPSPKRCRDLGLAVGRALRAWEGDEKIVVMGTGGLSHQLEGKRAGHLNVDYDKFCMDNLVSDPDALLKHSTLEIVELAGSQGVEILNWIAARAALGDDCREISRNYHIPISNTAAATMLVETREAVSA; encoded by the coding sequence GTGAGCACTATCAGCGGCGGCATTTTTACCAGCCACGTTCCCGGCATCGGCAACGCAATTGCCAAGGGCCTGCAGCAGGATCCCTACTGGAAGCCCTTTTTCGATGGTTTTCAGCCGGTCCATCGCTGGCTGGATCGCGTGAAGCCGGACGTGGCCGTGGTGTTCTACAACGATCATGGCCTGAACTTCTTCCTCGACGCGATGCCGACTTTCGCCATTGGCGCGGCGCCGGAATATCGACACGAAGATGAAGGCTGGGGCATTGCCTTTCCCAAACCTTATCCGGGCATCCCCGAACTTTCATGGCAGATTATCGAAGAAGTGGTCGAATCAGAGTTTGATCCGGTGATGTGCCAGAAGATGCTGGTGGATCATGCCGTGGCCGTTCCCTTCGAACTGGCCTGGCCGGATGCGGAAGCCTTCCCGGTCAAGCTGGTGCCGATTGCCATCAATACCGTGCAGCATCCCTTGCCCAGCCCGAAACGCTGCCGCGATCTGGGTCTGGCCGTCGGCCGCGCCCTGCGCGCGTGGGAAGGCGATGAAAAGATCGTGGTGATGGGCACTGGCGGCCTGTCGCACCAGCTGGAAGGCAAGCGCGCCGGCCATCTGAATGTCGATTATGACAAGTTTTGCATGGATAATCTCGTGTCTGACCCGGATGCCCTGCTGAAGCATTCCACGCTGGAAATCGTCGAACTAGCGGGTAGCCAGGGCGTTGAAATCCTCAACTGGATCGCCGCACGCGCAGCGCTGGGCGATGATTGCCGCGAGATTTCACGCAATTATCACATTCCGATTTCCAATACGGCGGCGGCGACCATGCTGGTCGAAACGCGCGAAGCCGTCAGCGCGTGA
- a CDS encoding protocatechuate 4,5-dioxygenase subunit alpha: protein MTVLGSGARRRLIPGTDPFDGDLAMRGFALNDMCYSFNHAENREAFRQDEEAYMARYNLTEEQKDAVRQRDVLAMLEAGGNVYYLAKLAGILGLNVQDLGALQTGMSVDEFKAMLLSHGVTIREGEFA from the coding sequence ATGACCGTTTTGGGCAGTGGGGCGCGCAGGCGTCTGATACCGGGGACCGACCCGTTCGATGGCGATCTCGCCATGCGCGGCTTTGCGCTGAACGACATGTGCTATTCGTTCAATCATGCCGAAAATCGCGAGGCTTTCCGACAGGATGAGGAAGCCTACATGGCCAGATACAATCTGACCGAAGAGCAGAAGGACGCCGTGCGCCAACGGGACGTGCTGGCCATGCTCGAAGCTGGCGGCAATGTTTATTACCTCGCCAAGCTGGCCGGCATTCTGGGCCTGAACGTGCAGGATCTCGGCGCATTGCAGACCGGCATGTCGGTCGATGAATTCAAGGCCATGCTGCTTTCGCATGGCGTCACCATTCGCGAAGGAGAATTCGCGTGA
- a CDS encoding spinster family MFS transporter, translated as MTGSTAALSPARSWWAIFVFMIALMFNYLDRQLLTLLVTPIKADLQVSDTQISLLVGFAFVLFYVLAGIPVARLVDRGPRKWIVGFGIFFWSLMTAVCGLAHSFWQLALARMGVGIGESCNAPATYSMTSDMFPRDRLAQPMSVIGIGVVAGSGMALLVGGWLITWLTEIGPQSFPLVGTLKPWQMTFIIVGLPGVFWALLLLATVPEPPRRELAGTQTPGFTSVIGYLWGLRTTYAPMFLANGIKAMLSFGIAIWSPVFFERKFGFAPGEPGPILGIISLIVSPIGLLLGGYIANRMAQAGYKDANMRMVWLVTIPLIPVAIFYPLVESVTFAFILFGASLFLGSMGSGPANAAIQAITPGRMRGTTTALYIAIYNVIGYGLGPLIVGMLNDNVFGESGVGYSMAALACFAGPTGLIMAWLALKPYRRAIIAAEARGD; from the coding sequence ATGACTGGATCGACGGCGGCACTGTCACCGGCGCGTAGCTGGTGGGCGATCTTCGTTTTCATGATCGCGCTGATGTTCAACTATCTGGACCGGCAATTGCTGACCCTGCTGGTCACGCCGATCAAGGCGGATCTGCAGGTTTCCGACACGCAGATCAGCCTGCTGGTCGGTTTTGCCTTTGTCCTTTTCTATGTTCTTGCCGGCATTCCGGTGGCGCGCCTTGTCGATCGGGGGCCGCGCAAATGGATCGTCGGCTTCGGCATCTTTTTCTGGAGCCTGATGACCGCCGTCTGCGGCCTGGCGCACAGTTTCTGGCAACTTGCGCTGGCCCGCATGGGCGTGGGCATCGGTGAAAGCTGCAACGCGCCGGCCACTTATTCCATGACATCGGACATGTTCCCGCGCGACCGGCTGGCCCAGCCCATGTCGGTTATCGGCATCGGCGTTGTGGCAGGCAGCGGGATGGCACTGTTGGTGGGCGGCTGGCTTATCACCTGGCTGACCGAGATCGGACCGCAAAGCTTCCCGCTGGTGGGCACGCTGAAGCCCTGGCAGATGACTTTCATCATCGTTGGCCTGCCGGGCGTGTTCTGGGCGCTGTTGCTGCTCGCCACCGTTCCTGAACCGCCCCGCCGCGAACTGGCCGGCACGCAGACGCCCGGCTTCACATCGGTGATCGGTTATCTCTGGGGCCTGCGCACGACCTATGCGCCGATGTTCCTGGCCAATGGCATCAAGGCCATGCTCAGCTTCGGGATCGCGATATGGAGCCCGGTCTTCTTCGAACGGAAATTCGGCTTCGCGCCGGGCGAACCGGGCCCGATCCTGGGGATCATATCGCTGATCGTATCCCCGATCGGCCTGTTGCTGGGCGGATATATCGCCAATCGCATGGCTCAGGCCGGATACAAGGATGCCAATATGCGCATGGTCTGGCTGGTCACCATACCGCTGATCCCGGTCGCCATCTTCTATCCACTGGTGGAAAGCGTGACTTTCGCCTTCATCCTTTTCGGCGCGTCCCTGTTCCTCGGCTCGATGGGATCAGGCCCGGCCAATGCCGCCATCCAGGCGATCACGCCGGGCCGGATGCGCGGCACGACGACGGCGCTCTATATCGCGATCTACAATGTCATCGGATACGGCCTCGGCCCGCTGATCGTGGGGATGCTGAATGACAATGTGTTCGGGGAAAGCGGCGTGGGCTATTCCATGGCGGCGCTGGCCTGCTTTGCCGGGCCGACCGGATTGATCATGGCCTGGCTGGCCCTGAAACCCTATCGCCGCGCAATAATAGCAGCAGAAGCAAGGGGGGATTGA
- a CDS encoding NAD(P)-dependent oxidoreductase has product MASIAVIGAGAMGSGVAKRLHDKGCEVLTLLGGRSNATRERAAHAGMQDATLEQIASAELILSIVPPAQAVAVVEALAPVFAGGNGPIFCDANALPPEAKKDLASRVERLGGQMVDGGIIGGPPADGYDGPHLHLCGEGAEQVADMLCRYGIDARVLPGPIGTAAALKTCFGAINKGIIGLTTAMLLAAQRHGAAEELRKEMDWMLGWLIERQRVAIPKMYPKAYRWDSEMHGISDFLSSEDPAAAKIWEGLGEFYTDRARAQEAGEELEALKKLLA; this is encoded by the coding sequence ATGGCATCAATCGCGGTGATCGGCGCCGGGGCGATGGGTTCGGGCGTCGCCAAACGGCTGCATGACAAGGGATGCGAAGTGCTCACCCTGCTGGGCGGCCGCAGCAACGCGACACGGGAACGCGCCGCCCATGCCGGAATGCAGGACGCAACGCTGGAGCAGATCGCCAGCGCGGAACTGATCCTGTCCATCGTCCCCCCGGCCCAGGCCGTGGCAGTGGTGGAAGCTCTCGCGCCAGTTTTTGCAGGTGGAAACGGGCCGATCTTCTGCGATGCCAATGCCCTGCCACCCGAAGCAAAGAAGGATCTGGCGTCACGGGTGGAAAGGCTCGGCGGCCAGATGGTCGATGGCGGGATTATCGGCGGCCCGCCAGCCGATGGCTATGACGGGCCGCATCTCCATCTTTGCGGAGAAGGGGCGGAACAGGTTGCGGACATGCTGTGCCGATACGGCATCGATGCCCGCGTCCTGCCGGGGCCGATTGGAACCGCCGCAGCGCTGAAAACCTGTTTCGGCGCGATCAACAAGGGAATTATCGGCCTGACCACGGCCATGTTGCTGGCTGCCCAGCGGCACGGCGCGGCGGAAGAATTGCGCAAGGAAATGGACTGGATGCTCGGCTGGCTGATCGAAAGGCAGCGTGTGGCCATCCCGAAAATGTACCCCAAGGCCTATCGGTGGGATTCCGAAATGCACGGCATTTCCGATTTCCTGTCCAGCGAAGATCCCGCGGCGGCCAAAATCTGGGAAGGACTGGGCGAATTCTACACCGACCGAGCCCGGGCGCAGGAAGCGGGCGAGGAACTGGAGGCGCTGAAGAAGTTGCTGGCCTAG
- a CDS encoding undecaprenyl-diphosphate phosphatase — protein MSLFEAILLGLLQGLTEFLPISSSAHLRLAGPFLASGDPGAAFTAVVQIGTEAAVLLYFRKDIWRIASNWLIALKPGTNPDRASVRMGWLIIIGTIPIAVLGLLFKDAIESVLRNLYLTAAALIGFGILLGIADRYGPKKRPLDQLGWRDGLLLGFAQAMALVPGVSRSGGTITAGLALGFTREAAARYSFLLAIPAVLASGFYELIRYWGDFSADMAMPTIVATAVSFFTGYAVIVMFLRIVSSHGYMLFVLYRVLLGGGLLALLATGRIAPF, from the coding sequence ATGAGTCTGTTCGAAGCCATCCTGCTGGGACTATTGCAGGGCCTCACCGAATTTCTGCCCATCTCCTCCAGCGCGCATCTCCGGCTGGCTGGACCATTCCTTGCGTCGGGGGATCCGGGGGCCGCATTCACGGCAGTGGTGCAGATCGGGACGGAGGCGGCCGTGCTGCTCTATTTCCGCAAGGATATCTGGCGCATCGCCTCCAACTGGCTGATTGCGCTGAAACCCGGCACCAACCCGGATCGCGCATCGGTGCGCATGGGCTGGCTGATCATCATCGGCACGATTCCGATCGCCGTGCTGGGCCTGCTGTTCAAGGATGCGATCGAAAGCGTTCTGCGAAATCTCTATCTGACCGCGGCAGCGCTGATCGGCTTCGGTATCCTGCTGGGAATTGCGGACAGGTACGGGCCGAAAAAGCGTCCGCTGGATCAGCTTGGCTGGCGCGATGGCCTGCTTCTCGGTTTCGCCCAGGCAATGGCATTGGTGCCCGGCGTCTCCCGCTCCGGCGGTACGATAACGGCCGGGCTCGCCCTCGGCTTCACGCGCGAGGCGGCAGCGCGTTATTCCTTCCTGCTGGCAATTCCTGCCGTCCTTGCCTCCGGCTTTTACGAACTGATCCGTTACTGGGGGGATTTCTCGGCCGATATGGCAATGCCGACCATCGTGGCGACGGCGGTTTCCTTCTTCACGGGCTATGCCGTGATCGTGATGTTCCTGCGGATCGTATCCAGCCACGGCTACATGCTGTTCGTGCTGTACCGCGTCCTGCTGGGCGGCGGCCTGCTGGCCCTGCTCGCCACTGGCAGGATCGCGCCGTTCTGA
- a CDS encoding TonB-dependent receptor plug domain-containing protein, which yields MKKHRIICAAGVAASAIAAAGYSPAASAQDAVADKGDPIVVTGTLIRGGPQDAIAPVDVIGAEDLARQGSPSILDITRRLAVSAGVIGDSSQFDPRSQFNQGSASVNLRGFGPQRTLVLLNGRRMVASGAGNIPLVDVNLMPSSAIGRVEILKDGAAATYGSDAIAGVVNFITRTDQQGFLASADYRHIDGSDGDWTAALSWGGDIGPARIFLSGGYQRRNELQAGDRDHVLRRYAENPQGGWSGGGNPGNFDYDATQNGVAFTADEGCADAGAFLAANDLCLSNYLGFTNLVEPEDRFQLFADMELPLGERVELRATALYGHTKTVLSTSPSFLPTIAPSSDAAFGGSGLFVIPEYAPALIDYCARYADASCSTDASGAPQAPALAYPVRFRPMLLSGNPLFDNGRNTARLPRNSDAYQFTGEVRADLGGSLELTGGVTYSEYDRYFVVGDSFVDLLQNAMAGFGGADCAYATAASRAGLTDQELAALAGTNGCSWFNPFSTAIPANQLTGQANPNYAGNGSPVAGLSTQPGEGLVNDVSTIGDFYNMWGRVANTRQWVGDLVLAGGTGISLPGGEIHFALGGQYRRDRYARAYEGGNNLDLYPCPASVLDPDASCTPETGALGFIGSNRDVRVSSDVWAGFAELQLPVTDRLDAQLSARYEDYGGSVGSTFDPQLRIRYRANDWLALRGGVGTTFRGPPPENTAADLVILTFIGGAFRAVDVLANPKLDPESATTWNAGMVADSGPFRASLDYWRYEFSGPIESEPVSGMVAAMFGASGSANCGDPAFAGLEARFTFSGDICSAANVQRLSTYAFNSADVRTSGLDASASYDFALGDAWMQIGASGSYVFEYEVGEVTVEGIAVQSAFDAAGKLNYQTTAYPIPRLKGRAWLQGEWGDHTLRLQLNHVSGYTDQRESIFGPDASLGGAALTRGKHIGAFDSLDLAWNWSPAERTHISLALFNLLDAKPPFARLDQNFDPFTADPIGFTAKLGVSQSF from the coding sequence ATGAAAAAGCACAGAATTATCTGCGCGGCAGGCGTCGCGGCTTCGGCTATTGCGGCTGCCGGTTACAGTCCGGCCGCTTCTGCCCAGGATGCAGTAGCGGACAAGGGCGATCCGATCGTGGTCACCGGCACGCTGATCCGGGGCGGGCCGCAGGATGCGATTGCCCCGGTCGATGTGATCGGCGCAGAGGATCTGGCACGGCAAGGCTCGCCCAGCATCCTCGATATCACCCGGCGGCTGGCAGTATCGGCCGGCGTGATTGGCGATTCCAGCCAGTTCGATCCGCGCAGCCAGTTCAATCAGGGTTCCGCCTCGGTCAATCTTCGCGGCTTTGGCCCGCAGCGCACGCTGGTTCTGCTGAATGGCCGGCGGATGGTGGCAAGCGGGGCGGGCAATATCCCGCTCGTCGATGTCAATCTGATGCCGTCATCGGCCATCGGGCGGGTGGAAATCCTCAAAGATGGCGCGGCGGCAACTTATGGCTCCGATGCGATCGCCGGTGTGGTCAATTTCATCACCCGGACCGACCAGCAGGGTTTCCTGGCCTCCGCCGATTATCGCCATATCGATGGGTCGGACGGAGACTGGACGGCGGCCTTGTCCTGGGGCGGCGATATTGGGCCGGCGCGGATTTTCCTGTCGGGCGGATATCAGCGGCGGAACGAGCTGCAGGCCGGGGACCGGGATCACGTGCTGCGCCGCTATGCCGAAAATCCGCAAGGCGGCTGGTCCGGTGGCGGCAATCCGGGCAATTTCGATTATGACGCGACGCAGAACGGCGTTGCCTTCACCGCCGATGAAGGATGCGCGGATGCCGGCGCTTTTCTCGCCGCGAATGATCTGTGCCTGTCCAATTATCTGGGTTTCACCAATCTGGTGGAGCCGGAAGACCGTTTCCAGCTTTTTGCCGATATGGAGCTGCCGCTGGGTGAACGGGTCGAACTGCGCGCCACCGCCCTTTATGGCCACACCAAAACCGTTCTCAGCACTTCTCCCAGCTTTCTTCCAACGATTGCGCCTTCATCCGATGCGGCTTTCGGCGGTAGCGGCCTGTTCGTCATCCCCGAATATGCGCCGGCCCTGATAGATTATTGCGCGCGTTATGCGGATGCGAGCTGTTCGACCGATGCGAGTGGGGCGCCGCAAGCCCCGGCGCTGGCCTATCCGGTGCGGTTCCGGCCAATGCTGCTTTCCGGCAACCCCCTGTTCGACAATGGTCGCAACACGGCGCGCCTGCCGCGCAATTCCGACGCATATCAGTTTACCGGGGAGGTGCGGGCAGATCTGGGGGGCAGCCTCGAACTGACAGGAGGCGTCACCTATAGCGAATATGATCGCTATTTCGTTGTCGGTGACAGTTTCGTCGATCTCCTGCAGAATGCCATGGCAGGCTTTGGCGGCGCGGATTGTGCCTATGCCACGGCCGCATCCCGTGCAGGTCTGACAGATCAGGAACTGGCGGCGCTGGCCGGCACCAATGGCTGCAGCTGGTTCAATCCCTTTTCCACCGCGATACCCGCCAACCAACTGACGGGGCAGGCAAACCCGAATTATGCGGGGAATGGCAGCCCGGTTGCCGGGCTCAGCACCCAGCCGGGCGAAGGGCTGGTGAATGACGTTTCCACCATTGGCGACTTCTACAATATGTGGGGCCGGGTGGCGAATACGCGGCAATGGGTCGGCGATCTGGTGCTGGCTGGCGGAACCGGCATCAGCCTGCCCGGCGGCGAGATCCACTTCGCCCTTGGCGGCCAGTATCGGCGGGACCGTTACGCCAGGGCGTATGAGGGCGGCAATAATCTCGACCTCTATCCCTGTCCGGCCTCCGTGCTTGATCCAGATGCCAGCTGCACGCCGGAAACGGGCGCGCTCGGTTTTATCGGTTCCAACCGCGATGTGCGCGTTTCAAGCGATGTGTGGGCTGGATTTGCGGAGTTGCAACTGCCGGTAACGGACCGGCTGGATGCGCAGCTTTCGGCCCGGTATGAAGATTATGGCGGTTCTGTCGGATCCACCTTCGATCCGCAATTGCGCATCCGTTACCGGGCGAATGACTGGCTGGCCCTGCGCGGCGGCGTGGGCACCACCTTCCGCGGGCCGCCGCCGGAAAATACCGCGGCCGATCTTGTCATCCTGACCTTTATCGGCGGCGCCTTCCGCGCGGTGGATGTGCTCGCCAATCCGAAGCTGGACCCGGAAAGCGCCACGACATGGAATGCGGGAATGGTGGCCGATAGCGGGCCCTTCCGGGCAAGCCTGGATTATTGGCGCTATGAATTTTCCGGCCCGATCGAAAGCGAACCCGTCAGCGGCATGGTTGCCGCCATGTTCGGTGCCAGCGGTTCAGCCAATTGCGGCGATCCGGCCTTTGCCGGGCTGGAGGCCCGCTTCACATTTTCCGGCGACATTTGTTCGGCCGCCAATGTCCAGAGGCTGTCCACCTATGCCTTCAATTCCGCCGATGTGAGGACCAGCGGGCTGGATGCCAGCGCCAGCTATGATTTCGCGCTGGGAGATGCGTGGATGCAGATCGGTGCATCCGGCAGCTATGTCTTCGAATATGAAGTGGGCGAAGTGACGGTGGAAGGCATCGCAGTGCAATCCGCCTTCGATGCTGCGGGCAAGCTCAATTACCAGACGACCGCCTATCCGATACCGCGCCTGAAGGGGCGGGCATGGCTGCAAGGCGAATGGGGCGATCATACGCTGCGCCTGCAGCTGAACCATGTGTCCGGCTATACCGATCAGCGCGAAAGCATTTTCGGGCCCGACGCGTCACTGGGCGGCGCGGCACTGACCAGGGGCAAGCATATCGGCGCTTTCGACAGCCTGGACCTGGCCTGGAACTGGTCGCCGGCGGAGCGCACGCATATCTCGCTCGCCCTGTTCAACCTGCTGGATGCGAAACCGCCATTTGCGCGGCTGGATCAGAATTTCGATCCGTTCACAGCCGACCCTATCGGTTTTACGGCCAAGCTGGGCGTCAGCCAGTCATTCTGA
- a CDS encoding GNAT family N-acetyltransferase, whose protein sequence is MNVTIARLTGGDIFRRLPDLATLRITVFADFPYLYAGTPEYEMEYLREFADAPGSVLIAAMDGERVVGAATASPMALQKDEFRDPFERHGYDTARLFYFGESVLLPEYRGQGIGHAFFDQRESAAREAGASHAAFAAVVRPEDHPARPRNYSPLDGFWRKRGYVKVPNLTTELAWKEWGEEEETGKIMQYWMCSLGS, encoded by the coding sequence ATGAATGTCACTATCGCCAGGTTGACCGGCGGAGATATTTTTCGGCGATTGCCGGATCTCGCCACATTGCGCATCACGGTGTTTGCCGATTTTCCCTATCTCTACGCTGGCACGCCCGAATATGAGATGGAATATCTGCGCGAATTCGCCGATGCGCCCGGCAGCGTGCTGATCGCGGCGATGGATGGGGAACGTGTGGTCGGCGCCGCCACTGCATCGCCCATGGCATTGCAGAAAGACGAATTCCGCGATCCCTTCGAACGGCACGGATACGATACGGCGCGGTTGTTCTATTTCGGGGAAAGCGTGTTGCTGCCGGAATATCGCGGGCAGGGCATCGGTCACGCCTTTTTCGATCAGCGGGAATCGGCCGCGCGGGAAGCCGGGGCAAGCCATGCCGCCTTTGCAGCCGTTGTCCGGCCGGAAGATCATCCGGCACGGCCGCGCAATTACAGTCCGCTGGACGGTTTCTGGCGCAAACGCGGTTATGTGAAAGTGCCGAACCTCACCACTGAACTCGCCTGGAAGGAATGGGGCGAGGAAGAGGAAACGGGCAAGATCATGCAGTACTGGATGTGCTCGCTCGGCAGTTGA
- the purC gene encoding phosphoribosylaminoimidazolesuccinocarboxamide synthase, whose protein sequence is MSRRRQIYEGKAKILYEGPEPGTLIQYFKDDATAFNAQKTGTINGKGVINNRISEHVFTRLSHIGIPTHFIRRLNMREQLVRQVEIIPLEVVVRNVAAGSISKRLGLEEGEPLPHTLIEYYYKADELNDPLVAEEHIACFGWANNEEMQDISAMAIRINDFMCGMFAAIDIRLVDFKLEFGRIWDGDYSRVILADEISPDNCRLWDMSTGEKLDKDRFRRDLGGEEEAYQEVARRLGLLQNDDGGPGEVLDLTAHRSKLRTSTKPKK, encoded by the coding sequence ATGTCACGCCGCCGGCAGATCTACGAAGGCAAGGCCAAGATCCTTTACGAAGGCCCCGAACCGGGCACGCTTATCCAGTATTTCAAGGATGATGCGACCGCGTTCAACGCCCAGAAAACCGGGACGATCAACGGCAAGGGCGTGATCAACAACCGGATATCGGAACATGTCTTCACCAGGCTTTCCCATATCGGCATCCCGACTCACTTCATCCGCCGGCTGAACATGCGGGAACAATTGGTGCGCCAGGTGGAAATCATTCCGCTGGAAGTGGTGGTGCGCAATGTGGCCGCCGGTTCGATCTCCAAGCGGCTGGGCCTGGAAGAAGGCGAACCGCTGCCGCACACGCTGATCGAATATTATTACAAGGCGGATGAATTGAACGATCCGCTGGTGGCGGAAGAACATATCGCCTGTTTCGGATGGGCCAATAACGAGGAGATGCAGGACATCTCCGCCATGGCGATCCGCATCAATGATTTCATGTGCGGCATGTTTGCGGCGATCGATATCCGGCTGGTCGATTTCAAGCTGGAATTCGGCCGCATCTGGGATGGCGATTACAGCCGCGTGATTCTGGCCGACGAAATCAGCCCCGACAATTGCCGCCTGTGGGACATGTCGACCGGCGAAAAGCTGGACAAGGACCGTTTCCGCCGTGATCTTGGCGGCGAGGAAGAGGCGTATCAGGAAGTCGCAAGGCGGCTGGGCCTGTTGCAGAATGATGATGGCGGTCCGGGCGAAGTTCTCGATCTGACTGCGCATCGCAGCAAGCTGCGCACCAGTACCAAGCCGAAGAAATAG